CGCACCATCGGCGAAGCCGGCAGGAAAACAGTGAGCAATTCCGGAGCCATGGCCGCATTCATGCCGACCATCTGCATCTCGTAGTCGAAGTCGGTGCCGTCGCGCAGGCCGCGGATCAGCAGGCTCGCACCCGCCTTCTCGGCCGTAGCCACGACAAGGCCATCAAAGGTGATGCAGGCGAGTTCGCATTTCGCCTCGCGGGCAATCGGCCCGCAGGTCTCCTGCAGCATGGCCAGGCGGTCGTCGGCCGGGAACAGCGGCGCCTTGCCGGGATGGATGCCGATCGCGAGGACGAGCTTGTCGGCCAGCCGGACGGCCTGGCGCACCACATCGATATGGCCGTTGGTGACCGGGTCGAACGAGCCGGCGTAAAGGGCGATCCGCGACATGAAATCCGTCTACCCCGCCCCCGGCTTTGCGGCAAGGCGGTTCGGGAGGCTTAACCGCCAGTCACCCAGCGGCGGCAAGCTGGCACAAGACACCGAGCGCCTCGCCATCATACCGCAGCCGTTCGACCAGTCCGGCCGCGTGACAGCAGCGATTGCGACCCAGGCGCTTTGCCTCGTAACAGGCGGCATCGGCCGCCTGCATCAGCGCATCCGGGGTTTCTTCATCGCGCCGAAGGGCGAGACCGACACTCACAGTCACCGGGATGGTATGTTCGCCGGCCACCACCGGCACGGCCCGCACCTGCTCCACAATCTCCTGAGCCAACCGTGCCGCATCATTCGGCCCGATATTCTCGATCAAGGCGCCGAACTCTTCGCCGCCCAGACGCGCCGCGATGCGCGGTCCACCATATGGCGAGGCTTCAACCACACGCTTGATCACCTGCCCGACCGCGCGCAAAACCGCGTCGCCGACGGCATGGCCATAGGTGTCGTTGACCTTCTTGAAGTAATCGACATCGATCATCATGGCACCGGCAGGGCTATCGCCCGAGAACACGGCGCGCGCCCGCTCGAAGAAGGCGCGCCGGTTGGGAATTCCGGTCAGACCGTCGACCCGCAGAAGCCCTTCGAGCTCCGCCTTCAGCTTTTGCAACCGCTGCGCCATGATGACGAGCGGAAATACGAGAATGGGGGTGATGATGAGGGGAAAGACGACGGCCAGCGTATAATGCAAGCGGATCTGCTCGAATCCGATCAAGGGCATTCCGATGGTCAGGACGACCACACCGCAGACTATCGACACGACCACAATGATCATGACGGGCGGCAAGGCTTGCCGGATCTCTGTGGCCGTCACGCGAAACACCCTTGCCTCCCAGACCATTGCGCACGGATTTTCTGTTGTTTACGCTCGGGATCGCGAAGGTTTGCTTAACGCGGTCGGTAAACCGGCTTTAATTTATCGAATAAAATGCCGGCAGAAGTGCCGCTCCTCGGCGAGACGTCACCGCCAGCGGCCTGGACTTCAGAAGAAACCAAATCCGGGGAGAAACCGCGTGCTCGTCCGCTCCATCATTGCCGCGCTCGTTCTGTCGACATCGTTCGCGACCGCGCAGATCGCCCCGGGCGCCAGCGACATCGCCGCCTATCAGGGCCTGCATGCTGCAGCCGCCAGAGGCGATACCGCCGAGATCGAGAGGCTCGCCAAGGCAGGCGCAGCGCTCGAAGCGCGCGACGGCGGCGGCCGCACGCCGCTCCATGTCGCCGTGCATTTGAAAAAGGCGGATGCCGCGCGCGCCCTCATCCGCTTGGGCGCCGACGCCAATGCGCTCGACGCGCAGGCCTATGACATCGTCACCATCGCTTCGGTTGCCGACGACGTCGCCATGCTCAAATTGTCGCTCGACGGCGGCTGCAAGGCCACCAACATCACCAGCCCCTATCACGGCACGGCTTTGATCGCCGCCGCGCATCTCGGCCATGACGAGGTGGTGCGCATGCTGATTGCGGCCAAGGCGCCACTCGATCACGTCAACAATCTCGGCTGGACGGCGGTGATCGAGTCCATCGTGCTCGGCCAGGGCGGCGAACGTCATGTCGCGACCTTGAAGGCCCTGGTCGAGGCCGGCGCCAACGTCAACATCGCCGACCGCGCGGGCGCGACGCCACTGACGCTGGCGAAGAACCGCGGCTATGCGGAGATGGTGGCGATCCTGGAGAAAGCGGGAGCGCGCTAGTTCCTCCCGCCATTCCCAAAAACACTCAGCCCGGCTTTCGCGCCAGGCTCAGCCACACGCCGCCGCCCATCAGCACGACGCCCGAGATCCGACCGAGGATTTTGTTGTGGTGGGGCTTCAGAAACCACGCGCGGCCGAGTCCGGCAGCAACAGCCCAGCCAGAGTCCAGCACCGCCGCGATCAGCAGCGATGTCACCGACATCACAAAGATCTGGAAACCGACAGGCAAAGTCGGATCGATGAACTGCGGCAGAAACGCCGTGAAGAAGGCGATGGTCTTCGGGTTGGTTACCGCGACGAGGAAACCGCGGGTCGCGAACACATGACCGCGCGGTTCGAGCTTCGGCACCGGGTCGCCGGCGTGGCGCCAGGCCTGGATGCCGAGCCAGAGCAGATAGGCCGCGCCGGCCCAGCGCATCACCTCGAACAGCTCGGACGACATCTTGAGAATCCAGCCGAGGCCGAAGCCGATGCCGGCCAGCAGCACAGCGGTGCCGACCATGGTGCCGAGCACAGTCGCCAGCGCCGGGCGGATGCCGCGCTGCGCGCCGGTGGCGATCACCAAAGTCACGACCGGACCCGGAACAGCGATGAGGATGGTGGTGATGACGAGGAAGGCCGAAAACAGCTGCCAGTTCATGGGAAAAGGTCTCGCTTTCATCGCCCGCGAATTTGCGGACGATGCCAGTAATCCCTGCCCAACGCGGTTGTCTAGCGGGAAATTTCTACTCCCCCTCGTCCTCGCTCAGGCGTTCGACAGACACCACGCGCTCGTCATCGGCCGTATCCAGCACGATGACGCCCTGCGTCGAGCGGCCGGCGATGCGGATGCCCGACACCGGCGTGCGGATCAGCTTGCCGGCATTGGTCACCAGCATCACCTGGTCGTCTTCCTCGATCGGGAACGACGCCGTCAGGCGGCCGATCTTCGGCTTGAGCTCGAAGCCGCCGCCCTTGGCCTTCTGCCAGATATCCATGGCGACGATGCCTTTGCCGCCGCGGCCGGTGATGCGGTACTCGTACGACGAAGTCCGCTTGCCGTAGCCGCGCTCCGACAAAGTGAGCACGAACTGCTCGGCTGCCGACATTTCGACATAGCGCTCTTCGCTGAGTTCGATCGCCGCGACGTTCTCCTCGGCTTCGACCTGCATGGCCGCCACCGCCTCGTCGTCGCCGCCGGAACTGCGGCGCACCGCGCTCGCTTTCTTGAGATAAGCCGCACGCTCTTCCGACGTCGCTTCGCTGTGGCGCAGGATCGACATCGAAATCAGGCGGTCGTCATCCTCGAGCGCAATGCCGCGCACACCCATCGAGGTGCGGCCGGTGAACACGCGCACCTCCGGCACCGCGAAGCGGATGCACTGGCCGCCCGACGAGGTCAGCAGCACGTCGTCCTTCTCGGTGCAGATCTGCACGCCGACGATACCCTCGCCGTCAGCCAGCTTCATGGCGATGATGCCGGAACGGCGCACCTCGACGAAGTCCGACAGCTTGTTGCGGCGGACCGTGCCCTTGGTGGTGGCGAACATGACGTCGAGCTCGGCCCAGGTCTTCTCGTCCTCAGGCAGCGGCATGATCGAGGTGATGGTCTCGCCATTGTCGAGCGGCAGGATATTGATGAAGGCCTTGCCGCGCGCCTGCGGCGCCGCCAGCGGCAGCCGCCACACCTTCTCCTTGTAGACCTTGCCGGCCGACGAGAAGAACAGCACCGGCGTATGCGTCGAGGCGACGAACAGCCGGGCGACGAAATCCTCATCGCGCACCTGCATGCCGCCGCGACCCTTGCCGCCGCGCCGCTGCGCCCTATAGGTCGAGAGCGGCACGCGCTTGACGTAACCCAGATGCGACACGGTCACGACCATGTCCTCGCGCTGGATCAGGTCCTCGTCGTCCATGTCGCCGGCCGCTTCCGAAATCTCGGTGCGGCGGGGCGTGGCGAACTGCTTCTTCAGCTCGGCGAGGTCGTCCTTGATGATGGTCTGGATGCGCGCGCGCGAACGCAGAATGTCGAGATAATCGGCGATCTCGGCGGCGAGCTTGTCCAGTTCTTCCTTGATCTCGTCGCGGCCGAGCGCGGTGAGGCGTTGCAGGCGCAGATCGAGGATAGCCTGCGCCTGTTCGGCCGACAGCCGGGTCTCGCCGGCATCGGAGACGCGATGCCGCGGATCGTCGATCAGCAGCACCATGTTGATCATGTCCTTGGCCGGCCAGTCGCGCGCCATCAAGGCCTCGCGCGCTTCCTTGGCGTCCTTGGAGGCGCGGATCAGCTTGATCACCTCGTCGATATTGGCGACCGCGATGGCGAGGCCGACAAGGATATGGGCGCGGTCACGCGCCTTGCCGAGCAGGAACTTGGTACGCCGAGACACCACCTCTTCGCGGAAGGCGACGAAGGCGGACAGCATGTCCTTCAGCGTCATCAACAACGGACGGCCGCCGTCGAGCGCCACCATGTTGACGCCGAACGAGGTCTGCAGCGGCGTGAAGCGATAAAGCTGGTTGAGCACAACTTCGCGCTCGGCATCGCGCTTCAACTCGATGACGACGCGATAGCCGTCGCGGTCGGACTCATCGCGCAGGTCGGAAATGCCCTCGATCTTCTTGTCGCGCACCAGCTCCGCGATGCGCTCGACCATGGTGGCCTTGTTCACCTGGTACGGGATTTCCGAAATGATGATGGCTTCGCGGTCCTTGCCGAACTGCTCGAAGGCGACCTTGCCGCGCATCACCACTGAGCCGCGCCCGGTCGTGAACGCCGAATAGATGCCGGAGCGGCCGAGGATGATGCCGCCGGTCGGGAAATCCGGTCCCGGCACGATGTTGATTAGGTCGTCAGTCGTGATCGCCGGGTTGTCGATCATCGCCACGCAAGCGTCGATGACCTCACCGAGATTGTGCGGCGGGATATTGGTCGCCATGCCGACGGCGATGCCGCCGGCGCCGTTGACCAGCAGATTGGGATAGCGCGCCGGCAGGACCGCCGGCTCCTTTTCGTTGCCGTCGTAATTGTCCTGGAAATCGACGGTGTTCTTGTCGATGTCGTCGAGCAGCGCCATCGCCGGCTTAGCGAGACGGCACTCGGTGTAACGCATCGCCGCCGCCGGATCGCCGTCGACCGAGCCGAAATTGCCCTGCCCGTCGATCAGCATCAGGCGCATGGAGAAATCCTGCGCCATGCGCACCAGCGCGTCGTAGATCGCGCTGTCGCCATGCGGGTGATACTTACCCATCACGTCGCCGACGACGCGGGCCGATTTCACGTATTTCTTGTCAGGCGTATGGCCCTGCTCATGCATCGAATAGAGGATGCGCCGGTGCACGGGCTTGAGGCCGTCGCGCACATCGGGCAGCGCGCGCGACACGATCACGCTCATGGCGTAATCGAGATAGCTGCGCTTCATCTCTTCGGTGATGGAAACGGGGCGCACGTCGGAGGGGTTTTCACCCCCCGTTTTGGGAGTCTCGGTATCGGACAAAATTCAGGCTTCCTGGAAGCGTTCTGAGCGCAAAGAATCTGCGGGGAATTTGTAGCTGATTTGGCCTTTGGACGCCAATTTTAAAGGTCCGGCAAGACAGTCTTTTTCTGATGTATTTTCAATTACTTGCAGGCCATTTTCTAGGCCACCGGACGGGTCCGCCGCGCCTCGCGAAGAAAGCCGCGCAAAAGCGGTTTTAGGCCGCGTCATTGGGCTGCCAACCGGCTACCATCGCCGCCATGATGCTCGGCTCCATCCCCTTCGATTTCCTCGTCTCGGCGCTGGTGACGCTGCTGGTCGTCATCGATCCGATCGGCCTGGTGCCGGCCTTTCTCGCCGTCACCCACGGCCTGCCGGAGAAGAACCGCCTTCAGGTGGCGCTGCGCGCCTGCCTGATCGCAACGACGATCCTGACCGGCGCGGCGCTGATCGGAAACTGGCTGCTGAACGCGCTGTCGATCACCCTGCCCGCCTTCCGCATCGCCGGTGGGCTGCTGCTGTTCTCCATCGCCTCTGAAATGGTGTTCGGCGTGCGCGTCACGCGTCAGACCGAGGCCGCCGAACAGGCCATCGAAGAGCGCGTGCGCAACATCGCCGCCTTCCCGCTCGGCATTCCCTTGATGGCCGGCCCCGGGGCGATCACTGCCTCGGTGCTGCTGTCGGGACGCGCCGACGGCGATCCGGTCAGGCTCGGCATCCTGTTCGCCGTGATCGTCGCCATCATGCTGCTGTGCCTTGTCGTGTTCCTGATGGCGACGCGGCTCGGCAACCTCTTGGGCGCGACCGCCAACATGGTGCTGTCGCGGCTGCTCGGCGTGCTACTCGCGGCGCTCGCCGTCCAGTTCGTGATCGACGGCGTGCGCGCCACGATCGCCGCCTAGCACCGTTCCGCGGCCGCCTCAGTCGGTCCTGTAGGCGACCTGTCCCTTGCCCATGGCAAACTCCTCCTCGGGCGACAGCACGAGCTTGTGGCGCCCGATCAGCGCGAAATAGATCATGC
The Pseudolabrys sp. FHR47 genome window above contains:
- a CDS encoding MarC family protein, which translates into the protein MMLGSIPFDFLVSALVTLLVVIDPIGLVPAFLAVTHGLPEKNRLQVALRACLIATTILTGAALIGNWLLNALSITLPAFRIAGGLLLFSIASEMVFGVRVTRQTEAAEQAIEERVRNIAAFPLGIPLMAGPGAITASVLLSGRADGDPVRLGILFAVIVAIMLLCLVVFLMATRLGNLLGATANMVLSRLLGVLLAALAVQFVIDGVRATIAA
- a CDS encoding GGDEF domain-containing protein codes for the protein MFRVTATEIRQALPPVMIIVVVSIVCGVVVLTIGMPLIGFEQIRLHYTLAVVFPLIITPILVFPLVIMAQRLQKLKAELEGLLRVDGLTGIPNRRAFFERARAVFSGDSPAGAMMIDVDYFKKVNDTYGHAVGDAVLRAVGQVIKRVVEASPYGGPRIAARLGGEEFGALIENIGPNDAARLAQEIVEQVRAVPVVAGEHTIPVTVSVGLALRRDEETPDALMQAADAACYEAKRLGRNRCCHAAGLVERLRYDGEALGVLCQLAAAG
- the coaD gene encoding pantetheine-phosphate adenylyltransferase, encoding MSRIALYAGSFDPVTNGHIDVVRQAVRLADKLVLAIGIHPGKAPLFPADDRLAMLQETCGPIAREAKCELACITFDGLVVATAEKAGASLLIRGLRDGTDFDYEMQMVGMNAAMAPELLTVFLPASPMVRPITATLVRQIAGMGGDVSKFVPASVAERLKKRFAKS
- a CDS encoding ankyrin repeat domain-containing protein encodes the protein MLVRSIIAALVLSTSFATAQIAPGASDIAAYQGLHAAAARGDTAEIERLAKAGAALEARDGGGRTPLHVAVHLKKADAARALIRLGADANALDAQAYDIVTIASVADDVAMLKLSLDGGCKATNITSPYHGTALIAAAHLGHDEVVRMLIAAKAPLDHVNNLGWTAVIESIVLGQGGERHVATLKALVEAGANVNIADRAGATPLTLAKNRGYAEMVAILEKAGAR
- the gyrA gene encoding DNA gyrase subunit A, whose protein sequence is MSDTETPKTGGENPSDVRPVSITEEMKRSYLDYAMSVIVSRALPDVRDGLKPVHRRILYSMHEQGHTPDKKYVKSARVVGDVMGKYHPHGDSAIYDALVRMAQDFSMRLMLIDGQGNFGSVDGDPAAAMRYTECRLAKPAMALLDDIDKNTVDFQDNYDGNEKEPAVLPARYPNLLVNGAGGIAVGMATNIPPHNLGEVIDACVAMIDNPAITTDDLINIVPGPDFPTGGIILGRSGIYSAFTTGRGSVVMRGKVAFEQFGKDREAIIISEIPYQVNKATMVERIAELVRDKKIEGISDLRDESDRDGYRVVIELKRDAEREVVLNQLYRFTPLQTSFGVNMVALDGGRPLLMTLKDMLSAFVAFREEVVSRRTKFLLGKARDRAHILVGLAIAVANIDEVIKLIRASKDAKEAREALMARDWPAKDMINMVLLIDDPRHRVSDAGETRLSAEQAQAILDLRLQRLTALGRDEIKEELDKLAAEIADYLDILRSRARIQTIIKDDLAELKKQFATPRRTEISEAAGDMDDEDLIQREDMVVTVSHLGYVKRVPLSTYRAQRRGGKGRGGMQVRDEDFVARLFVASTHTPVLFFSSAGKVYKEKVWRLPLAAPQARGKAFINILPLDNGETITSIMPLPEDEKTWAELDVMFATTKGTVRRNKLSDFVEVRRSGIIAMKLADGEGIVGVQICTEKDDVLLTSSGGQCIRFAVPEVRVFTGRTSMGVRGIALEDDDRLISMSILRHSEATSEERAAYLKKASAVRRSSGGDDEAVAAMQVEAEENVAAIELSEERYVEMSAAEQFVLTLSERGYGKRTSSYEYRITGRGGKGIVAMDIWQKAKGGGFELKPKIGRLTASFPIEEDDQVMLVTNAGKLIRTPVSGIRIAGRSTQGVIVLDTADDERVVSVERLSEDEGE
- a CDS encoding LysE family translocator, which encodes MNWQLFSAFLVITTILIAVPGPVVTLVIATGAQRGIRPALATVLGTMVGTAVLLAGIGFGLGWILKMSSELFEVMRWAGAAYLLWLGIQAWRHAGDPVPKLEPRGHVFATRGFLVAVTNPKTIAFFTAFLPQFIDPTLPVGFQIFVMSVTSLLIAAVLDSGWAVAAGLGRAWFLKPHHNKILGRISGVVLMGGGVWLSLARKPG